From Herbiconiux flava, one genomic window encodes:
- the tilS gene encoding tRNA lysidine(34) synthetase TilS — MQTDGRRPRLTPAIADVRRAVREGLAEIAGRGSASTGRADARADLLVALSGGPDSLALAAATAFEAPRAGLRAGAVIVDHALQEGSADVAARAARQAEELGLDPVIVTRVEVEATGGPEAAARGARYAAIDEALAATGAAAVLLGHTLDDQAETVLLGLGRGSGAVSLRGMAAVAEQPGGTRIRPLLGIRRQQTHDFCRDAGLEPWHDPHNDSAAYTRVRVRHEALPLLERELGPGVAEALARTAEQLREDDDTLHAMAIETIEDLVEHAEAGIAISAPALEANPAALRNRIIRYVVDSEFGVSLSRAQTLAVAALVTDWHGQKGVDLPGIRVVRRGALLEFARA; from the coding sequence ATGCAGACCGACGGCCGCCGACCGCGCCTCACCCCGGCCATCGCCGACGTGCGCCGGGCCGTGCGTGAAGGTCTCGCCGAGATCGCCGGCCGAGGCAGCGCGAGCACCGGCAGAGCGGATGCCCGAGCCGACCTCCTCGTCGCCCTCAGCGGTGGCCCCGACTCCCTGGCCCTCGCGGCGGCCACCGCCTTCGAGGCCCCCCGGGCGGGCCTCCGCGCCGGCGCCGTGATCGTCGACCACGCGCTCCAGGAGGGCTCCGCCGACGTCGCCGCCCGAGCCGCCCGCCAGGCGGAGGAGCTGGGTCTGGATCCGGTGATCGTCACGCGGGTGGAGGTCGAGGCGACCGGTGGCCCCGAGGCGGCCGCCCGCGGCGCCCGCTACGCCGCCATCGACGAGGCGCTCGCCGCGACCGGTGCCGCCGCCGTCCTCCTCGGTCACACGCTCGACGACCAGGCCGAGACGGTGCTGCTCGGCCTCGGCCGCGGATCGGGAGCGGTCAGCCTCCGCGGCATGGCGGCGGTCGCCGAGCAGCCGGGCGGAACGCGCATCCGCCCCCTGCTGGGCATCAGACGTCAGCAGACCCACGACTTCTGCCGCGACGCCGGGCTCGAGCCGTGGCACGATCCGCACAACGACAGCGCGGCGTACACGCGGGTGCGCGTGCGTCACGAGGCGCTGCCCCTGCTCGAGCGCGAGCTCGGCCCGGGCGTCGCCGAGGCGCTCGCCCGCACCGCGGAGCAGCTGCGCGAGGACGACGACACCCTGCACGCCATGGCGATCGAGACCATCGAAGACCTCGTGGAGCACGCCGAGGCCGGCATCGCCATCTCGGCACCGGCGCTCGAGGCGAATCCGGCGGCGCTGCGCAACCGGATCATCCGCTACGTGGTCGACAGCGAGTTCGGGGTGTCGCTCTCACGTGCCCAGACCCTCGCGGTCGCGGCCCTGGTGACCGACTGGCACGGCCAGAAGGGCGTCGATCTGCCAGGGATTAGAGTGGTGCGGCGGGGCGCGCTGCTCGAGTTCGCCCGCGCCTAG
- a CDS encoding peptidoglycan DD-metalloendopeptidase family protein, whose product MSTANPTPPPALAAARRERPRARRPVHTWVAAVVLALAIICVEVLRGVEPASAIDYPSWEDVLAARGSESAKQAEVERIQGLVAQLQTEVEAAQAFAAQKADEYTAAQDAYDTATFRADELDRQAAEATGRAEQSNGQAGQLISQLSRAGGTDLTLNLIVSGDASGDLLYRLGAMSQLSEQTVRLYEQAAQDRNTAKSLTDQAVVARTELEGLKNAAEAALAEAQEAQAQLEGALAEQEAQSIVLDEQLKALQESTAKTVADYEAGVAERKRLEEEARERARQEAIRRAQEAAEAGGGGGGPIASVDGWTSPLASWRVSDEWGQRFHPIFHEWRLHAGIDLVAPGGTCGVPVYAAATGTVSQASYNGGLGNSVTINHGGGLTTVYGHNSSLNVGRGQDVGVGELIAWAGTTGSSTGCHVHFETRVGGVSQNPRNFVGF is encoded by the coding sequence ATGAGCACCGCGAACCCCACCCCGCCCCCCGCCCTCGCTGCAGCCCGCCGGGAGCGCCCCCGGGCGAGGCGGCCCGTGCACACCTGGGTCGCGGCCGTGGTGCTCGCGCTCGCGATCATCTGCGTCGAGGTGCTGCGCGGCGTCGAGCCCGCCTCGGCGATCGACTACCCCTCGTGGGAGGACGTGCTGGCCGCCCGCGGCAGCGAGTCGGCGAAGCAGGCCGAGGTGGAGCGCATCCAGGGTCTCGTCGCGCAGCTGCAGACCGAGGTCGAGGCGGCCCAGGCCTTCGCTGCCCAGAAGGCGGACGAGTACACGGCCGCTCAAGACGCCTACGACACCGCCACCTTCCGGGCCGACGAGCTCGACCGCCAGGCCGCCGAGGCCACCGGCCGCGCCGAGCAGTCCAACGGGCAGGCCGGGCAGCTGATCAGCCAGCTCTCCCGGGCCGGTGGCACCGACCTGACGCTCAATCTGATCGTCAGCGGTGACGCGTCCGGCGATCTGCTCTACCGTCTCGGCGCAATGAGCCAGCTCTCGGAGCAGACCGTGCGGCTCTACGAGCAGGCAGCCCAAGACCGCAACACGGCCAAGTCGCTCACCGACCAGGCCGTCGTCGCCCGAACCGAGCTCGAGGGGCTGAAGAACGCCGCCGAGGCTGCGCTGGCCGAGGCCCAGGAGGCTCAGGCGCAGCTCGAGGGCGCCCTCGCCGAGCAGGAGGCCCAGAGCATCGTGCTCGACGAGCAGCTGAAGGCGCTGCAGGAGAGCACGGCGAAGACCGTCGCCGACTACGAGGCCGGCGTCGCCGAGCGCAAGCGCCTCGAGGAGGAGGCGCGGGAGCGGGCCCGCCAGGAGGCGATCCGCCGCGCGCAGGAGGCCGCGGAGGCCGGCGGCGGCGGGGGAGGCCCGATCGCGTCCGTCGACGGGTGGACGAGCCCGCTGGCGAGCTGGCGCGTGTCCGACGAGTGGGGCCAGCGGTTCCACCCGATCTTCCACGAGTGGCGGCTGCACGCCGGCATCGACCTGGTGGCGCCCGGCGGCACCTGCGGCGTCCCGGTGTACGCGGCGGCGACCGGCACGGTGAGCCAGGCCAGCTACAACGGCGGCCTCGGCAACTCGGTCACGATCAACCACGGCGGCGGCCTCACCACCGTCTACGGCCACAACAGCTCGCTCAATGTGGGCCGCGGCCAAGACGTCGGGGTAGGCGAGCTCATCGCCTGGGCCGGCACCACGGGCTCCTCGACGGGCTGCCACGTGCACTTCGAGACCCGCGTCGGCGGCGTCTCGCAGAACCCTCGCAACTTCGTCGGCTTCTGA
- the ftsH gene encoding ATP-dependent zinc metalloprotease FtsH has product MNAKRILRSPIPYILLGAIALWIGFSLITGGGYQQVTTQEGLGFLSSGKVSEATIIDGEQRVDMTLANADDKYGTKVQFYYVAPRGEEVVNAVTTAEPADGFNDEVPQPNWLLSALGLLLPILLIGAFFWFMLSGMQGGGNKVMQFGKSKAKLVSKESPKVTFADVAGAEEALEELEEIKDFLKEPAKFLAVGARIPKGVLLYGPPGTGKTLLARAVAGEAGVPFYSISGSDFVEMFVGVGASRVRDLFQQAKENSPAIIFIDEIDAVGRHRGAGMGGGHDEREQTLNQLLVEMDGFDVKTNVILIAATNRPDILDPALLRPGRFDRQIGVDAPDLNGRKKILEVHGRGKPLAAGVDLEVVARKTPGFTGADLANVLNEAALLTARSNAQLIDNRALDEAIDRVIAGPQRRTRIMRDQEKLVTAYHEGGHALVAAAMNNTDPVTKVTILPRGRALGYTMVLPLEDRYSVSRNELLDQLAYAMGGRVAEEVVFHDPTTGASNDIEKATGTAKKMVTEYGMTASLGAVKLGSASGEMFLGRNMGHERDYSENLAQQVDAEVRNLIEAAHDEAWQVLNANREILDRLAAELLEKETLDHDQLAEIFTGIKKLPARPQWLSSQNRPVSTLPPVAFPTAKAPIDGGAVDGGVDSEPEPESKSKRSPRINPRPATA; this is encoded by the coding sequence ATGAACGCGAAACGCATCCTTCGATCTCCCATTCCCTACATCCTGCTCGGCGCGATCGCGCTCTGGATCGGGTTCAGCCTCATCACCGGCGGCGGCTACCAGCAGGTCACCACGCAGGAGGGGCTCGGGTTCCTCTCGAGCGGCAAGGTCTCCGAGGCGACCATCATCGACGGCGAGCAGCGCGTCGACATGACGCTCGCGAACGCCGACGACAAGTACGGCACGAAGGTGCAGTTCTACTACGTCGCCCCGCGCGGTGAAGAGGTCGTCAACGCGGTCACCACCGCCGAGCCCGCCGACGGCTTCAACGACGAGGTGCCCCAGCCGAACTGGCTGCTGTCGGCCCTCGGTCTGCTGCTGCCGATCCTCCTGATCGGAGCCTTCTTCTGGTTCATGCTCTCGGGCATGCAGGGCGGCGGCAACAAGGTCATGCAGTTCGGCAAGTCGAAGGCGAAGCTCGTCTCGAAGGAGTCGCCGAAGGTCACCTTCGCCGACGTCGCCGGTGCCGAGGAGGCGCTGGAGGAGCTCGAGGAGATCAAGGACTTCCTGAAGGAGCCGGCCAAGTTCCTCGCGGTCGGCGCCCGCATCCCCAAGGGCGTGCTGCTGTACGGCCCTCCCGGAACCGGCAAGACCCTGCTCGCCCGCGCCGTCGCGGGTGAGGCCGGCGTGCCGTTCTACTCGATCTCCGGTTCCGACTTCGTCGAGATGTTCGTCGGTGTCGGCGCGAGCCGCGTGCGCGACCTGTTCCAGCAGGCGAAGGAGAACTCGCCCGCCATCATCTTCATCGACGAGATCGACGCCGTCGGCCGCCACCGCGGCGCCGGCATGGGCGGCGGTCACGACGAGCGCGAGCAGACGCTCAACCAGCTGCTGGTCGAGATGGACGGCTTCGACGTCAAGACGAACGTCATCCTGATCGCGGCGACCAACCGCCCCGACATCCTCGACCCCGCGCTGCTGCGCCCGGGCCGCTTCGACCGCCAGATCGGCGTCGACGCCCCCGACCTCAACGGCCGCAAGAAGATCCTCGAGGTGCACGGCCGCGGCAAGCCGCTGGCCGCCGGCGTCGACCTCGAGGTCGTCGCCCGCAAGACGCCCGGCTTCACCGGCGCCGACCTGGCGAACGTGCTGAACGAGGCCGCGCTGCTCACCGCGCGCAGCAACGCGCAGCTGATCGACAACCGCGCCCTCGACGAGGCGATCGACCGCGTCATCGCCGGCCCGCAGCGCCGCACCCGCATCATGCGCGACCAGGAGAAGCTGGTCACGGCCTACCACGAGGGCGGGCACGCCCTGGTGGCGGCGGCGATGAACAACACCGACCCGGTCACGAAGGTCACCATCCTTCCCCGTGGCCGCGCCCTCGGTTACACGATGGTGCTGCCGCTCGAAGACCGCTACTCGGTCAGCCGCAACGAGCTGCTCGACCAGCTCGCCTACGCCATGGGCGGCCGCGTCGCGGAGGAGGTCGTGTTCCACGACCCGACCACGGGCGCCTCGAACGACATCGAGAAGGCCACCGGCACGGCCAAGAAGATGGTGACCGAGTACGGCATGACCGCCTCGCTCGGCGCCGTGAAGCTCGGCAGCGCCTCGGGTGAGATGTTCCTCGGCCGCAACATGGGCCACGAGCGCGACTACTCCGAGAACCTCGCCCAGCAGGTCGACGCCGAGGTGCGCAACCTCATCGAGGCGGCGCACGACGAGGCGTGGCAGGTGCTGAACGCCAACCGCGAGATCCTCGACCGCCTGGCGGCAGAGCTGCTCGAGAAGGAGACGCTCGACCACGACCAGCTGGCCGAGATCTTCACCGGTATCAAGAAGCTCCCGGCGCGCCCGCAGTGGCTGTCGAGCCAGAACCGTCCCGTGTCGACGCTGCCGCCGGTGGCCTTCCCCACCGCGAAGGCCCCCATCGACGGCGGCGCCGTCGACGGCGGTGTCGACTCCGAGCCGGAACCGGAGTCGAAGTCGAAGCGCAGTCCGCGCATCAACCCCCGGCCCGCCACCGCCTAG
- a CDS encoding Ig-like domain-containing protein: protein MRAARPGWRVLAVPVAALLLVGVGLGAAPGRASALLPWPTCETTADPPQKVVSLLTTRLSTWCTSMIPRPLLMVAEHGDAIIDDHGRVSYRSNPEFLGVDTIWAVVTIGGRPSMYRTGFEVEVVAPAVARADAYAVPAGARFESPVGLLANDEVPTEGWLIQQGTTPPALGTIEIDTVTGSFVYTPRPGAAGVDTIRYRLTGPDDGAYSNAVTVTLEVG, encoded by the coding sequence ATGAGGGCTGCTCGGCCCGGGTGGCGGGTGCTCGCGGTGCCCGTCGCCGCACTTCTGCTGGTGGGGGTGGGCCTGGGCGCGGCGCCGGGTCGGGCATCCGCTCTTCTGCCGTGGCCGACGTGCGAGACGACGGCCGACCCGCCGCAGAAGGTGGTGTCGCTGCTCACCACGCGGCTCTCGACGTGGTGCACGTCGATGATCCCGCGGCCGCTGCTGATGGTCGCCGAGCACGGCGACGCGATCATCGACGACCATGGACGGGTGAGCTATCGCTCGAATCCCGAATTCCTCGGCGTCGACACCATCTGGGCGGTGGTGACGATCGGGGGCCGCCCGTCGATGTACCGCACAGGCTTCGAGGTGGAGGTCGTCGCGCCCGCGGTGGCACGGGCCGACGCCTACGCCGTGCCCGCGGGAGCCCGGTTCGAGTCGCCGGTGGGCCTGCTCGCGAACGACGAGGTGCCGACGGAGGGCTGGCTGATCCAGCAGGGGACCACCCCGCCGGCGCTCGGCACGATCGAGATCGACACGGTCACGGGATCGTTCGTCTACACCCCGAGACCCGGCGCGGCGGGAGTCGACACCATCCGCTACCGGCTCACCGGGCCCGACGACGGCGCCTATTCGAACGCGGTGACGGTCACGCTGGAGGTGGGCTGA
- a CDS encoding tyrosine-type recombinase/integrase has protein sequence MQHNDPTSRALSLVEIDRLFAVIPEEGPYRRFIEAMLYTGCRLGEIAGLVCSDIDLQDRTIRVSRTASPGFSGELVVGPTKGRRVRTVPLPEPLIPSVVRAMRGGGPHDILFPGPRGGTINSKNLSRALRWSQVRESVKTFPPGEPKLHWHDLRHTAATMMFRAGLSAPDVQAIMGHSNLTVTQIYARGGADSARRGAAALTNLYENRMGQPGPDIRRPDSASSE, from the coding sequence ATGCAGCACAATGATCCAACCTCCCGAGCGCTCAGCTTGGTTGAGATCGATCGCTTGTTCGCAGTGATTCCAGAAGAAGGTCCTTATCGACGGTTTATTGAGGCGATGTTGTACACGGGGTGTCGACTGGGGGAGATCGCTGGGCTCGTTTGCTCCGACATCGACCTCCAAGATCGCACAATACGTGTGAGCCGGACCGCCTCACCTGGGTTCAGTGGGGAACTGGTAGTGGGCCCGACCAAGGGGCGGCGCGTACGCACCGTGCCACTACCAGAACCGCTGATACCGTCCGTCGTTAGGGCAATGCGCGGTGGAGGGCCCCACGACATCCTGTTCCCTGGGCCACGAGGTGGAACCATCAATTCGAAGAACCTGTCGAGGGCGCTGAGGTGGTCACAGGTGCGTGAATCAGTAAAGACATTTCCGCCCGGTGAGCCGAAGTTGCACTGGCACGACCTTCGGCATACCGCTGCCACGATGATGTTTCGCGCTGGGCTCTCTGCGCCAGACGTGCAGGCCATCATGGGCCACAGCAATTTGACAGTGACGCAAATCTACGCCAGGGGAGGGGCGGACTCGGCACGGCGGGGAGCCGCTGCGCTTACCAACCTCTACGAGAATCGAATGGGTCAACCTGGCCCAGATATTCGGCGACCAGATTCCGCGAGTTCTGAATGA
- the folE gene encoding GTP cyclohydrolase I, producing the protein MTVDRGRIEAAVSEILAAIGDDPGREGLVDTPRRVGELLAELYAGTGLDPADALGTTFTAGEAGAPGGAGASGAPSGRADAQPSGPVLIRDIAFRSVCEHHLLPFEGVAHVAYLPGEQVAGLGGVVRVVESAASRPQLQERLTDDIADALQRGLGARGVLVVLDARHGCVTARGPRQTGSTTLTLAARGELADPAARAELTALIAAPRRPVEGGLAATPSEPTGAGTGAGA; encoded by the coding sequence GTGACCGTCGACCGCGGCAGGATCGAGGCCGCCGTCAGCGAGATCCTCGCCGCCATCGGAGACGATCCGGGCCGCGAGGGTCTCGTCGACACGCCTCGCCGCGTCGGGGAGCTGCTCGCCGAGCTCTACGCGGGCACGGGTCTCGACCCGGCCGACGCGCTCGGCACCACGTTCACCGCCGGTGAGGCGGGTGCGCCGGGCGGAGCGGGTGCATCAGGTGCACCGTCCGGGCGAGCGGATGCTCAGCCGTCCGGTCCCGTGCTCATCCGCGACATCGCCTTCCGCTCGGTCTGCGAGCACCACCTGCTGCCGTTCGAGGGCGTCGCCCACGTGGCGTACCTGCCCGGCGAGCAGGTCGCCGGCCTCGGCGGGGTCGTGCGCGTGGTCGAGTCGGCCGCCTCCCGCCCCCAGCTGCAGGAGCGCCTCACCGACGACATCGCGGATGCGCTGCAGCGCGGTCTCGGAGCCCGCGGGGTGCTCGTGGTGCTCGACGCCCGCCACGGCTGCGTCACGGCGCGCGGCCCCCGCCAGACCGGCAGCACCACCCTCACCCTCGCAGCCCGCGGAGAGCTCGCCGATCCGGCCGCCCGCGCCGAACTCACCGCGCTCATCGCGGCCCCGCGGCGGCCCGTCGAGGGCGGTCTCGCCGCGACGCCCTCCGAGCCGACAGGCGCCGGGACGGGGGCCGGCGCGTGA
- the hpt gene encoding hypoxanthine phosphoribosyltransferase, whose protein sequence is MDIDDVRDDITEVLLTEEQIAEKIAELARRIEADYDDDDDVLLVGVLRGAVMVMADLARELRLQLNMDWMAVSSYGSGTQSSGVVRILKDLDTDITGRKVLIVEDIIDSGLTLSWLLANLRSRGAASVEICALLRKPEAVKVEIDVRYVGYDIPNAFVVGYGLDYAERYRNLKSIGVLAPHIYS, encoded by the coding sequence ATGGACATCGACGACGTCCGCGACGACATCACCGAGGTGCTGCTCACCGAGGAGCAGATCGCCGAGAAGATCGCCGAGCTCGCCCGGCGCATCGAGGCCGACTACGACGACGATGACGACGTGCTGCTCGTCGGCGTGCTCCGCGGCGCCGTGATGGTCATGGCCGACCTCGCGCGCGAGCTGCGCCTGCAGCTCAACATGGACTGGATGGCCGTCTCGTCCTACGGCTCGGGCACGCAGTCGAGCGGTGTGGTGCGCATCCTGAAAGACCTCGACACCGACATCACGGGTCGCAAGGTGCTGATCGTCGAGGACATCATCGACTCCGGGCTCACCCTCTCCTGGCTGCTCGCGAACCTCCGCAGCCGCGGTGCCGCCTCGGTCGAGATCTGCGCGCTGCTCCGCAAGCCCGAGGCCGTCAAGGTGGAGATCGACGTGCGCTACGTCGGCTACGACATCCCGAACGCCTTCGTCGTGGGCTACGGCCTCGACTACGCCGAGCGGTACCGCAACCTCAAGTCGATCGGTGTGCTGGCTCCGCACATCTATTCCTGA
- the ppa gene encoding inorganic diphosphatase, translating to MAEYDVVVEIPKGSRNKYEVDHETGRVYLDRVLFTSFVYPTDYGYFENTLGLDGDPVDALVLLEYPVFPGVGVKVRPVGVLNMSDEAGSDAKVVVVPHKDPRWAHIQDITDVPEQTRKEIEHFFARYKDLEPNKWVKIEGWGDAAEADAIVQAGITKLAEEGH from the coding sequence ATGGCCGAGTACGACGTCGTCGTCGAGATCCCCAAGGGGAGCCGCAACAAGTACGAAGTCGACCACGAGACCGGTCGCGTGTACCTCGACCGCGTGCTCTTCACGAGCTTCGTGTACCCCACCGACTACGGCTACTTCGAGAACACCCTCGGCCTCGACGGCGACCCCGTCGACGCGCTGGTGCTGCTCGAGTACCCCGTGTTCCCCGGTGTGGGCGTCAAGGTGCGCCCTGTCGGCGTGCTGAACATGAGCGACGAGGCGGGCTCGGACGCCAAGGTCGTGGTGGTTCCCCACAAGGACCCGCGGTGGGCGCACATCCAGGACATCACCGACGTTCCGGAGCAGACCCGCAAGGAGATCGAGCACTTCTTCGCCCGCTACAAGGACCTCGAGCCCAACAAGTGGGTCAAGATCGAGGGCTGGGGCGACGCCGCCGAGGCCGACGCCATCGTGCAGGCCGGTATCACCAAGCTCGCGGAGGAGGGTCACTGA
- a CDS encoding M23 family metallopeptidase: MAALSAVAVAAAVVFGAGVAPAFADDYPTWDDVKNAQADAEAKDQEVTRIQGLISEMNAQVSAAQQLATQRGSEYQKAQEAFDTANFVAAELEQQATDARSTAEASNRQAGQLAAQLARTGGNDLSLNLLVGGEQLSNDLLYQLSAMSKLAEKTSQIYARAQQDTNTATALTAQAEVARDELKGLADEALRLRDEAVAAQQQAEAALQEQEDHQVELQAQLQVLQENRTATEADYQKGVDARAEAARAAAAAGLSTLPYIAASGWASPFPGAFSSDEYGMRVNPVSGAYILHSGIDLVYNGGTCGATVYAAAEGIVNYAGWNGGYGNFIQIDHGGGIATAYGHNTTLLVGNGTYVSVGQPIAYAGTTGNSTGCHVHFEVRQNGTAINPRPFMAAQGIEFG, from the coding sequence GTGGCAGCTCTCTCCGCCGTCGCCGTCGCCGCCGCGGTGGTCTTCGGCGCGGGTGTCGCTCCGGCGTTCGCCGACGACTACCCCACGTGGGACGACGTGAAGAACGCCCAGGCCGATGCCGAGGCGAAAGACCAGGAGGTCACGCGCATCCAGGGCCTCATCTCCGAGATGAACGCCCAGGTCTCCGCGGCCCAGCAGCTCGCCACCCAGCGCGGCAGCGAGTACCAGAAGGCGCAGGAGGCCTTCGACACGGCGAACTTCGTGGCGGCCGAGCTCGAGCAGCAGGCGACGGATGCTCGGAGCACCGCCGAGGCCTCGAACCGTCAAGCCGGCCAGCTCGCCGCGCAACTGGCGCGAACCGGGGGCAACGACCTCAGCCTCAACCTGCTGGTCGGCGGCGAGCAGCTCTCGAACGACCTGCTCTACCAGCTCAGCGCCATGTCGAAGCTGGCCGAGAAGACCTCGCAGATCTACGCGAGAGCTCAGCAGGACACGAACACCGCCACGGCCCTCACCGCCCAGGCCGAGGTCGCCCGCGACGAGCTGAAGGGCCTCGCCGACGAGGCGCTGCGTCTGCGCGACGAGGCGGTCGCCGCCCAGCAGCAGGCCGAGGCCGCGCTGCAGGAGCAGGAGGATCACCAGGTCGAGCTCCAGGCCCAGCTGCAGGTGCTCCAAGAGAACCGCACCGCCACCGAGGCCGACTACCAGAAGGGCGTCGACGCCCGGGCCGAGGCCGCTCGGGCGGCGGCGGCGGCGGGGCTGTCGACCCTGCCGTACATCGCGGCCAGCGGGTGGGCCAGCCCGTTCCCGGGGGCCTTCTCCTCCGACGAGTACGGCATGCGGGTGAACCCGGTGTCGGGCGCGTACATCCTGCACTCGGGCATCGACCTCGTCTACAACGGCGGAACCTGCGGCGCCACCGTCTACGCCGCCGCCGAGGGCATCGTGAACTACGCCGGCTGGAACGGCGGCTACGGCAACTTCATCCAGATCGATCACGGCGGCGGCATCGCCACCGCCTACGGCCACAACACCACGCTGCTCGTCGGCAACGGCACCTACGTCTCGGTCGGCCAGCCGATCGCCTACGCCGGCACCACGGGCAACTCCACCGGCTGCCACGTGCACTTCGAGGTGCGCCAGAACGGCACCGCCATCAACCCCCGCCCCTTCATGGCGGCGCAGGGCATCGAGTTCGGCTAG